The genomic stretch ATAGTAAGGCTTCAAAAGGAATTACCGCCGTTAGCTCTGATTGAGCAAATCGAAGTAGCAGATCAACCAATAAACGTAAACGCAAATCATAGCTTTGAAATTACTACTAGTTATACCGATATCAAAGGTGATGTGCGCATCCCAGCAGATATAAAGATTTGTGAGGATTGCAAGCAAGACATTCTAGATTCAAGTAGCCGATTTGCTTTTTATCCTTTAACAAATTGCACAAACTGCGGGCCAAGATTTACAGTAATTCGCGATGTGCCCTATGATCGTGCGATGACAACCATGGAACCGTTTGCTATGTGTAAGGATTGCCAAGGAGAATACAATGATCCTATGGACCGCAGATTTCATGCACAGCCGACTGCCTGCCCAGCGTGCGGGCCAGCGCTTCGATTGATGGATTCATCTGGTAACATCTTACATGAGGGTAGCGATTCCTTGAGGCTCCGCGTGATGTTTAAGCAAGCAGCGGAACTGATTCGTTCGGGCAATATTATAGCTATAAAAGGTATTGGAGGTTTTCATCTTGCTTGTGATGCAAATCTTGAACACGCCGTACAGAAGTTAAGAGCAAGAAAGAACAGGCCTCGTAAACCCTTTGCACTGATAGCTAGAAATATTGATAACATCGTAGAACGTTGCAGGGTTACCGCAATAGAACAGGAACTATTAACAAGTCCTCAAGCGCCAATAGTTATCTTGAACAAAAAGGAAATTGCAGACTTTGAGGCGACAGCCCCGGACCTTACGACCATTGGAGTGATGCTACCGTATACGCCATTACATGTCTTGCTATTTGAAATCGGTAATTTGGATTGGCTTTTAATGACCAGCGCGAATCCAAAGAATCAACCTATAACGAAAGATAATCAGGAAGCTCTAGAACAACTATCTGGTATTGCTGACTTTTTTTTAATACATGATCGTGACATCGAACAGCGTACGGATGATTCGTTAGTACGGGTAATAGAGAACAGACCAGTTTTTTATCGCAGATCCAGAGGGTATGCACCTGAGGAAATAAAAGTTCCGCTGGCAATTCCCGAGCAAGAAGTAATTCTTGCTGTTGGCGGTGAGATGAAGAACAGTTTTGCCTATATGAAAGGCAACCACATACGCATGAGTCAATATATTGGCGAGATTGATTCATGGGAAGGAAGGCAGAGCTTTCTACATAGTATGGGGCATTTTGAGCGGCTGTTTAATTATGAGCCAACAATCGTTGCGTATGACCAACACCCCACCTATCAAGTTTCAGAAATTGCTAAGCTCCTGCAATATCGAGAAAAAGTCGAGATTCAACATCATCACGCGCATATGGCTAGCTGCATGGCGGAGCATGGTATAACGGATCAAGTGCTTGGCGTTATCCTTGATGGGACAGGATATGGTGATGATGAAACGCTGTGGGGGACAGAATTCCTTTATGGCGACTATGCTTCCTATGAACGATTGGCATATGGGATTCCATTACCTGTGGTTGGTGGAGAAAAAGCTATTAAAGAGCCTTGGCGAATGGCGATTGGTGCTATCCATGCTATCCATCCTACATCGGGGTTTGATGAAGCGCTTGCTATCTGGCCGGAACGGGAGAAGGAAATACGGGTGTTATGGCAGATGCTTGAGAAAGGGATTCAAGTAGTCAAAAGCTCTGGCGCAGGCAGATTATTCGATACTGTTGCTGCTTTATTAAAGGGATGCGAGATTAGCAGCTACGAGGGAGAAGCGGCGATATGGCTGTCGAATGTAGCAGAGACTTATAGGTGTAAAGGTGAGCTATCTTTATATCCAGTGGTAACGGTAAAGGATGTAGATGGCAAACAGAGTATTGATTGGCGACCAATGCTTGGACAAATTTTAGCAGAAATACGAAGTGATTGTAATCCCGCGCGCATTGCATACAAATTTCATCGCACGCTTGGTGATGCAATAGTTAACCAGGCGATGACGATTTTCGATAAAAAGCAGCCATTAAGTAAGCGGGTAGTCCTTAGCGGTGGAACATGGCATAATGAATTATTACTACTACAGGTAGTAGATGGTTTGCGCAATCAAGGAGTATCCGTGTATTACCACGAAAAGGTTCCAACCAACGATGGTGGGATAGCATTAGGGCAAGCGCTCATAGCAGCAGCCCGTTATAGTATGAAAGATAAAAGGGGGATAATATCATGTGTTTAGCAATACCGGCAAAGGTTATATCGATTGATGGATATTTAGCAGAAGTTGAGTGCTTTGGCAATACGAGAAAGGTAGGTCTTACTCTCCGTCCAGATGTGAAATTAGGGGATTATGTGATGGTCCATGCAGGCTTTGTTATTGAAATTGTAGATGAACAATACGCAATGGAAAGCCAAGAACTATGGAAAGAGATGATTAAGCATGAGCAAGAACAAGGCAACTAACGTCTATCGTGACCCAGTACTAGGGAAAGAACTCATCGAAGCGATTCTTCGCCAAGCAGATATTTTCCAAGAGAAGTTCGGTAGAAAAGCAAATCTTATGGAGGTTTGTGGTACTCATACCGTATCAGTATCAAAGGCGGGGTTGCGTGAAGTTTTCCGAGATAAGATAGAACTTATTAGTGGACCCGGTTGTCCAGTATGCGTGACAAGCCATGAAGATATTGATTA from Desulfuribacillus stibiiarsenatis encodes the following:
- the hypF gene encoding carbamoyltransferase HypF encodes the protein MAERASAEVGSNDSIIRKALLVKGIVQGVGFRPFVYRVARDCNLSGFVRNTSKGVEIEVQGPVISVEEFIVRLQKELPPLALIEQIEVADQPINVNANHSFEITTSYTDIKGDVRIPADIKICEDCKQDILDSSSRFAFYPLTNCTNCGPRFTVIRDVPYDRAMTTMEPFAMCKDCQGEYNDPMDRRFHAQPTACPACGPALRLMDSSGNILHEGSDSLRLRVMFKQAAELIRSGNIIAIKGIGGFHLACDANLEHAVQKLRARKNRPRKPFALIARNIDNIVERCRVTAIEQELLTSPQAPIVILNKKEIADFEATAPDLTTIGVMLPYTPLHVLLFEIGNLDWLLMTSANPKNQPITKDNQEALEQLSGIADFFLIHDRDIEQRTDDSLVRVIENRPVFYRRSRGYAPEEIKVPLAIPEQEVILAVGGEMKNSFAYMKGNHIRMSQYIGEIDSWEGRQSFLHSMGHFERLFNYEPTIVAYDQHPTYQVSEIAKLLQYREKVEIQHHHAHMASCMAEHGITDQVLGVILDGTGYGDDETLWGTEFLYGDYASYERLAYGIPLPVVGGEKAIKEPWRMAIGAIHAIHPTSGFDEALAIWPEREKEIRVLWQMLEKGIQVVKSSGAGRLFDTVAALLKGCEISSYEGEAAIWLSNVAETYRCKGELSLYPVVTVKDVDGKQSIDWRPMLGQILAEIRSDCNPARIAYKFHRTLGDAIVNQAMTIFDKKQPLSKRVVLSGGTWHNELLLLQVVDGLRNQGVSVYYHEKVPTNDGGIALGQALIAAARYSMKDKRGIISCV
- a CDS encoding HypC/HybG/HupF family hydrogenase formation chaperone; the protein is MCLAIPAKVISIDGYLAEVECFGNTRKVGLTLRPDVKLGDYVMVHAGFVIEIVDEQYAMESQELWKEMIKHEQEQGN